One window from the genome of Deinococcus apachensis DSM 19763 encodes:
- a CDS encoding ATP-binding protein — protein sequence MNESTSPSLPGVPASGGVPAHLVPLVGRGEELAELAALLRREEVPLLTLSGAGGTGKTALALTLARALAPDFPDGVAVVPLAAVRTDAPLAPVVARALGLKDGAAEPLTRVREFLRGRRLLLLLDNAEHLPGVGELAQDLLRHAPHLTVLVTSRVPLGVSLERDYALGPLALPPPGAAFGELAAAPSVELFRRRARAVRRDFTLTPENAPAVAGVCTRLDGLPLALELAAAHVRTLSPEALLGHLHPSLPLLSGGPADRPEHQRSVRATVAWSEALLPETARLVLRALGTFVDGADLPGVAAVTGVPEGEALARLELLVSHGLVRPGENPDGTPRFGLLETIREYALERQSVLGETAGWQARHARHFLDVALAGDREVWGERQGAALARLEREHGNFRAALAWALDHDAPLGLRLAAALGNFWSVHGHLTEGRGWLEQALRLPGDETAGAHAAYLAGEMARMQGDHAEAEWRLREGLALARERGDRLAVAAALNSLGVLAHNAACPEEARAFLTEALTLWEEGRGTSDAPRRSSTWGGWSCTGGRLRTPSRSSPGRWPSGVRAETGTGWGTPSTAWAAPTWNGGTRNAGGCCCARASRCGRPSATSGG from the coding sequence ATGAACGAGTCCACCTCGCCGTCCTTGCCGGGCGTCCCCGCCTCGGGGGGAGTGCCCGCCCACCTCGTGCCTCTGGTGGGGCGCGGGGAGGAACTCGCGGAACTCGCCGCGCTGCTGCGGCGGGAGGAGGTGCCGCTGCTGACCCTGAGCGGCGCGGGGGGAACGGGGAAGACGGCGCTCGCGCTCACCCTGGCAAGGGCGCTCGCCCCCGACTTTCCCGACGGGGTGGCGGTGGTGCCGCTGGCAGCTGTCCGGACCGACGCGCCCCTCGCCCCCGTGGTGGCCCGCGCGCTGGGGCTGAAGGACGGGGCGGCGGAGCCCCTGACCCGCGTCCGCGAGTTCCTGCGGGGCAGGCGGCTGCTGCTCCTGCTCGACAACGCCGAACACCTGCCCGGGGTGGGGGAACTCGCGCAGGACCTGCTGCGGCACGCCCCGCACCTCACGGTCCTGGTCACGAGCCGCGTGCCCCTGGGGGTTTCGCTGGAGCGGGACTACGCCCTGGGACCGCTCGCCCTGCCCCCACCCGGCGCAGCCTTCGGGGAGCTGGCCGCCGCGCCGTCGGTCGAGCTGTTCCGGCGGCGGGCGCGGGCAGTGCGGCGCGACTTCACGCTCACGCCGGAGAATGCCCCCGCCGTGGCGGGGGTCTGCACCCGGCTCGACGGGCTGCCGCTGGCCCTCGAACTCGCCGCCGCGCACGTCCGCACGCTCTCCCCGGAGGCGCTGCTCGGGCACCTGCACCCCAGCCTGCCCCTGCTGTCCGGCGGCCCGGCCGACCGCCCCGAGCATCAGCGTTCCGTCCGGGCGACGGTCGCCTGGAGCGAGGCCCTGCTGCCGGAGACCGCTCGCCTTGTGCTGCGCGCCCTGGGCACGTTCGTGGACGGGGCGGACCTGCCGGGGGTGGCCGCCGTGACGGGTGTGCCGGAGGGCGAGGCGCTGGCCCGGCTGGAACTCCTGGTGAGCCACGGGCTCGTGCGCCCCGGCGAGAATCCGGACGGCACGCCGCGGTTCGGGCTGCTGGAAACCATCCGGGAGTATGCCCTGGAGCGGCAATCAGTCCTGGGCGAGACGGCCGGGTGGCAGGCCCGGCACGCGCGGCACTTTCTCGACGTGGCGCTCGCCGGGGACCGCGAGGTGTGGGGGGAGCGGCAGGGGGCGGCCCTCGCCCGGCTGGAACGCGAGCACGGGAACTTCCGGGCCGCCCTCGCCTGGGCGCTCGACCACGACGCCCCCCTGGGCCTGCGGCTGGCCGCCGCGCTGGGCAACTTCTGGAGCGTCCACGGTCACCTCACCGAGGGCCGGGGCTGGCTGGAGCAGGCCCTGCGCCTGCCGGGAGACGAGACCGCCGGTGCCCATGCCGCCTACCTCGCCGGGGAGATGGCGCGGATGCAGGGGGACCACGCCGAGGCCGAGTGGCGCCTGAGGGAGGGGCTCGCCCTCGCCCGGGAGCGGGGGGACCGGCTGGCGGTGGCCGCGGCCCTCAACTCACTCGGGGTGCTGGCTCACAACGCCGCCTGTCCGGAGGAGGCCCGGGCCTTCCTGACCGAGGCGCTGACCCTGTGGGAGGAGGGCCGCGGGACTTCGGACGCACCACGCCGCTCTTCAACCTGGGGCGGCTGGAGCTGTACTGGGGGGAGGCTCAGGACGCCCTCCCGCTCCTCTCCCGGGCGCTGGCCTTCTGGCGTGAGGGCGGAAACCGGCACGGGATGGGGTACGCCCTCTACAGCCTGGGCCGCGCCCACCTGGAACGGGGGGACGCGGAACGCGGGGGGGTGCTGCTGCGCGAGAGCCTCACGCTGCGGGAGGCCATCGGCGACGAGCGGGGGGTGA
- a CDS encoding SWIM zinc finger family protein, which translates to MTTFTLRRQDALAWSGEHEWRKGQSYVRGLTGLSARPERTATVLRGTAYGQEPYQVRATLEGGEVVSARCSCPVGGGGHCKHVAALLARAVEDPRAFAGVPELSEALSGLSVPELHRLISRMLDRAPELEALVYASSAPSAPAGSARGQIEAAFDAIRRTYNPEWDHEGEGPDTEAIDLVLEGADGLLENLDALDSAWAGQLLDTYLTVLDGIGDTYDGDFDWGLDDLQARALAAVQTLLVSGKLDEGAREDAFEAVQSEVASGRWNSDDEAFFDLVAALREDERASLLNLLRNLVKGERSEYLRQQYARALYHLTANDNLSDEEAEALLRASGNLGELLDFLLERGRTEDVRRAVREAGRRAHFPELEPVFAAHDQLPLLEALAHEGREQEQTRRWLFARYVATGRKPEAHALAREVVLKSPTPEWLISLKDVSPDWETERAEITSRLWRQKGHTEVLMDLLLREGLAQEALRLAGERDIVPVRQLLALAGQLDAERAVPLIVRAAQLHIDLRNRNGYHEAAQILSQLPTLVGRPEALTQVRAVVERQPRLPALRDELRQAGLL; encoded by the coding sequence ATGACCACGTTCACCCTGCGTCGTCAGGACGCCCTGGCCTGGAGCGGCGAACACGAGTGGCGCAAGGGCCAGTCCTACGTGCGGGGCCTGACGGGCCTGAGCGCGCGGCCGGAGAGAACGGCGACGGTGCTGCGGGGGACCGCCTACGGGCAGGAGCCGTATCAGGTCCGCGCGACGCTGGAGGGTGGGGAGGTCGTGTCGGCCCGCTGCTCGTGCCCCGTGGGTGGCGGCGGCCACTGCAAGCATGTCGCGGCGCTGCTCGCCCGGGCGGTGGAGGACCCACGCGCCTTCGCCGGGGTGCCTGAACTCTCGGAGGCGCTCTCCGGCCTGAGCGTCCCCGAACTCCACCGCCTGATCAGTCGAATGCTCGACCGCGCGCCGGAGCTGGAGGCGCTGGTGTACGCGAGTTCGGCCCCCAGCGCACCTGCCGGAAGTGCCCGCGGGCAGATCGAGGCGGCCTTCGACGCCATCCGCCGCACCTACAACCCCGAGTGGGACCACGAGGGCGAGGGGCCGGACACCGAGGCCATCGACCTCGTGCTGGAGGGGGCGGACGGACTGCTGGAGAATCTGGACGCGCTGGATTCGGCGTGGGCAGGGCAACTTCTCGACACCTACCTCACCGTGCTGGACGGTATCGGGGACACCTACGACGGGGACTTCGACTGGGGGCTGGACGACCTCCAGGCGCGGGCGCTGGCGGCGGTGCAGACATTGCTCGTCAGCGGCAAGCTGGACGAGGGGGCGCGCGAGGACGCCTTCGAGGCCGTGCAGAGCGAGGTGGCGTCCGGCCGGTGGAATTCAGATGACGAAGCGTTCTTCGACCTCGTGGCAGCGCTGCGGGAGGACGAGCGGGCCTCCCTGCTGAATCTGCTCCGCAACCTCGTGAAGGGGGAACGCTCGGAGTATCTCCGGCAGCAGTACGCCCGCGCGCTCTACCACCTCACCGCCAACGACAACCTGAGCGACGAGGAGGCCGAGGCGCTTTTGCGCGCAAGTGGCAACCTCGGTGAGTTGCTGGACTTCCTGCTCGAACGCGGGCGAACCGAGGACGTGCGGCGGGCGGTGCGCGAGGCCGGGCGGCGCGCCCACTTTCCCGAACTGGAACCCGTCTTCGCGGCGCACGATCAGCTTCCCCTGCTCGAAGCCCTGGCCCACGAGGGGCGGGAGCAGGAGCAGACCCGCCGCTGGCTCTTTGCGCGGTACGTGGCGACTGGGCGAAAGCCGGAAGCCCACGCCCTGGCCCGCGAGGTCGTCCTGAAGTCTCCCACCCCGGAGTGGCTGATCTCGCTGAAGGATGTCAGCCCCGACTGGGAGACGGAGCGGGCGGAGATCACCTCGCGGCTGTGGCGCCAGAAGGGGCACACCGAAGTCCTGATGGACCTGTTGCTGCGCGAGGGGCTGGCCCAGGAGGCGCTGCGGCTCGCGGGCGAGCGGGACATCGTGCCCGTGCGTCAACTGCTGGCCCTGGCCGGACAGCTTGACGCAGAGCGGGCCGTACCGTTAATCGTGCGGGCCGCGCAGCTTCACATCGACCTCCGCAACCGCAACGGCTATCACGAGGCGGCGCAAATCCTCTCCCAACTTCCCACGCTTGTCGGTCGGCCGGAAGCTCTCACCCAGGTCCGGGCCGTCGTGGAGCGGCAACCCCGCCTCCCTGCCTTGCGCGACGAGTTGAGGCAGGCGGGGTTGCTGTAG
- a CDS encoding 2-isopropylmalate synthase, with protein MTQQPADGQRIRIFDTTLRDGEQSPGVALNHTQKLEIAHQLARLGVDVIEAGFPIASPGDLEGVSRIAREVRGPVIAGLARANRADIEAAAKAVELADKPRIHTFIATSPIHMAKKLQLEPDAVIERAVEAVRLARSFVDDVEFSAEDATRSDRAFLARIFRAAVEAGATTINVPDTVGYTTPEEIRDLFAYLRAELPGHVILSAHCHDDLGMAVANSIAAAEGGARQIECTVNGIGERAGNAALEEIVMAFHTRRDHYGFETGIRTREIYRSSRMVSRLSGMPVQPNKGVVGDNAFAHESGIHQDGVIKARETYEIMNAELVGREAAVLVMGKHSGRAAFRKALTDLGYTVDEERVKHLFARFKDMADRKGQIYADDLRALVESRSDVPQTFTLEGFQITSGMNMTPVAFVRLQTPDGSAEATAHGDGPVEAAFQAINRITGITPVLESYRIQAVTGGGDALGEVSIGARYGETTLHGTGVATDVVEASARAWLRVINQVVAGMGKSRQVSQTTV; from the coding sequence ATGACCCAGCAACCCGCCGACGGCCAGCGTATCCGCATCTTCGACACCACTCTGCGCGACGGCGAGCAGTCGCCGGGCGTGGCGCTGAACCACACCCAGAAGCTGGAGATCGCGCACCAGCTCGCCCGCTTGGGCGTGGACGTGATTGAGGCGGGCTTTCCCATCGCCTCCCCCGGCGACCTGGAGGGCGTAAGCCGCATCGCGCGGGAGGTGCGGGGGCCAGTTATCGCCGGACTGGCCCGCGCGAACCGGGCGGACATCGAGGCGGCGGCGAAGGCGGTCGAACTGGCGGACAAGCCGCGCATCCACACCTTCATCGCCACCAGCCCGATTCATATGGCGAAGAAGTTGCAGTTGGAGCCCGACGCCGTGATCGAGCGGGCGGTGGAGGCCGTGCGCCTGGCCCGCTCCTTCGTGGACGATGTGGAATTCAGCGCCGAGGACGCCACCCGCAGCGACCGGGCATTCCTGGCGCGCATCTTCCGCGCGGCGGTGGAGGCGGGCGCGACCACGATCAACGTGCCCGACACGGTGGGCTACACCACGCCTGAGGAAATCCGCGACCTGTTCGCGTACCTGCGGGCCGAGTTGCCGGGGCATGTCATCCTCTCCGCCCACTGCCACGACGACCTAGGGATGGCGGTGGCGAACTCCATCGCGGCGGCCGAGGGGGGCGCCCGGCAGATCGAATGCACGGTGAACGGCATCGGCGAGCGGGCGGGGAACGCGGCGCTGGAGGAGATCGTGATGGCCTTTCACACGCGAAGGGACCACTACGGCTTCGAGACGGGCATCCGCACCCGGGAGATCTACCGCTCCAGCCGCATGGTGAGCCGTCTGAGCGGGATGCCGGTCCAGCCCAACAAGGGCGTGGTGGGCGACAACGCCTTCGCGCACGAGTCGGGCATCCACCAGGACGGGGTGATCAAGGCGCGCGAGACGTACGAGATCATGAACGCCGAACTGGTCGGGCGCGAGGCCGCCGTGCTGGTGATGGGCAAGCACTCGGGCCGCGCGGCCTTCCGCAAGGCGCTGACCGATCTGGGCTACACGGTGGACGAGGAGCGCGTCAAGCACCTCTTCGCCCGCTTCAAGGACATGGCCGACCGCAAGGGGCAGATTTACGCCGACGACCTGCGCGCCCTGGTTGAGAGCCGCAGCGACGTGCCGCAGACCTTCACGCTGGAGGGCTTCCAGATCACCAGCGGCATGAACATGACCCCGGTCGCCTTCGTCCGCCTCCAGACCCCGGACGGCTCGGCCGAGGCCACCGCGCACGGCGACGGCCCAGTGGAAGCCGCCTTCCAGGCGATCAACCGGATCACGGGCATTACCCCGGTGCTGGAGAGCTACCGCATCCAGGCCGTCACGGGCGGCGGCGACGCGCTCGGCGAGGTCAGCATCGGCGCCCGGTACGGGGAGACGACGCTGCACGGCACGGGAGTGGCGACGGACGTGGTCGAGGCCTCTGCCCGCGCCTGGCTGCGCGTCATCAACCAGGTCGTCGCCGGAATGGGCAAGAGCCGCCAGGTGAGCCAGACGACGGTGTAA
- a CDS encoding antibiotic biosynthesis monooxygenase family protein: MVLEIALLNIRSEQTGAFEAAFARAERIISGMSGYVRHELRRCLEDDHRYALLVWWETLEDHTVGFRGSAEYQQWRSLLHHFYDPFPTVEHFVRVTA; this comes from the coding sequence ATGGTTCTGGAAATTGCGCTGCTGAACATCCGCTCGGAACAAACAGGCGCGTTCGAGGCCGCTTTTGCCCGCGCCGAGCGCATCATCTCCGGCATGAGCGGGTACGTCCGCCACGAGCTACGACGCTGCCTCGAAGACGACCACAGGTACGCCCTCCTCGTCTGGTGGGAGACGCTGGAGGACCACACCGTAGGTTTTCGGGGAAGCGCTGAGTATCAGCAGTGGCGCTCGCTGCTGCACCATTTCTACGACCCATTCCCGACGGTGGAGCATTTCGTTAGGGTGACGGCCTAA
- a CDS encoding ankyrin repeat domain-containing protein, with product MTGDSGQKPELDQETLEYIQAVFDLVRFGDSERLAPLMDRGLPPNLLNQRGDSLLMLASYHGHLEAARELLKHGADPELRNDQGQTPLLGAVFKGNVPMVRLLLDHGADVESAGPDGRTALMMAAMFNRTEVVELLLMHGADLHTRDARGQSVLDSARAMGAPDTAAQLEALLGQMPER from the coding sequence ATGACAGGTGACTCCGGGCAGAAACCGGAACTCGATCAGGAGACGCTGGAATACATCCAGGCGGTGTTCGACCTCGTGCGCTTCGGGGACTCGGAGCGGCTCGCTCCCCTGATGGACCGCGGCCTGCCCCCCAACCTGCTGAACCAGCGGGGCGACAGCCTGCTGATGCTCGCCAGCTACCACGGGCATCTGGAGGCCGCGCGGGAATTGCTGAAGCACGGCGCCGACCCCGAACTGCGGAATGACCAGGGACAGACACCGCTCCTGGGCGCCGTCTTCAAGGGGAACGTGCCCATGGTGCGGTTGCTGCTCGACCACGGCGCCGATGTGGAGAGCGCGGGACCCGACGGTCGGACGGCCTTGATGATGGCTGCCATGTTCAACCGGACGGAGGTGGTCGAGTTGCTGCTCATGCATGGCGCCGACCTGCATACACGGGACGCACGTGGTCAGTCGGTCCTCGATTCGGCAAGAGCGATGGGCGCGCCCGACACAGCGGCTCAACTCGAAGCCCTGTTGGGGCAGATGCCGGAGCGGTAG
- the guaA gene encoding glutamine-hydrolyzing GMP synthase: MSVVILDFGSQFTRLITRRLRELGAYSVILPGTASLERIAQENPQGIVLSGGPNSVYDANAPRPAPGVLDLPVPILGLCYGMQFLAHEAGGDVRRAGKREYGKADLTRYGGQLFQGIQGEFVAWMSHSDSVTQLPRGYEVVAETEDTPVAAIENPETRRYGVQFHPEVVHTPKGGQLLANFLEICGVNRDWNAEHIIDELIADVQAQVGDGRVLLAISGGVDSSTLGLLLARAIGDRLTAVFIDHGLLRLGEREQVEAALRPLGVNLVTVDARAEFLGALHGVSDPEQKRKIIGREFIRAFEREARQYGPFDFLAQGTLYPDVIESAGGLSSDKSGAANIKSHHNVGGLPEDLAFQLVEPFRTLFKDEVREIARLLGLPDQIRMRHPFPGPGLAIRCLGAITEEKLDILKRVDDIFISGLREFGLYDGCSQALAILTPIQSVGVMGDERTYSYTAALRAVTTDDFMTAEWARLPYDFLATMSNRIVNHVHEINRVVYDITGKPPATIEWE, encoded by the coding sequence GTGAGTGTCGTCATCCTCGACTTCGGCAGCCAGTTCACGCGCCTGATCACCCGGCGCCTGCGCGAACTCGGCGCGTACAGCGTGATCCTTCCGGGCACCGCCAGCCTGGAGCGCATCGCGCAGGAAAACCCCCAGGGCATCGTTCTCTCGGGCGGCCCCAACAGCGTCTATGACGCGAACGCGCCCCGTCCCGCCCCCGGCGTCCTCGACCTCCCCGTGCCCATCCTGGGCCTGTGCTACGGGATGCAGTTCCTCGCCCACGAGGCGGGCGGCGACGTGCGGCGCGCGGGCAAGCGCGAGTACGGTAAGGCCGACCTGACCCGCTACGGCGGCCAACTTTTCCAGGGGATTCAGGGCGAATTTGTCGCCTGGATGAGCCACAGCGACTCGGTGACACAACTTCCGCGCGGTTACGAGGTCGTCGCCGAGACAGAGGACACGCCGGTCGCCGCCATCGAGAACCCGGAGACGCGCCGCTACGGGGTGCAGTTCCACCCCGAAGTCGTCCACACGCCCAAGGGCGGGCAACTGCTGGCGAACTTCCTGGAGATTTGCGGCGTGAACCGCGACTGGAACGCCGAGCACATCATCGACGAGCTGATTGCGGACGTTCAGGCGCAGGTGGGCGACGGCCGGGTTCTTCTCGCCATCAGCGGCGGCGTGGATTCCAGCACGCTCGGCCTGCTCCTCGCGCGGGCCATTGGCGACCGGCTCACCGCCGTTTTCATCGATCACGGGCTGCTCCGGTTGGGCGAGCGGGAACAGGTGGAGGCGGCGCTGCGGCCCCTCGGCGTCAACCTCGTCACGGTAGATGCCCGGGCGGAGTTCCTGGGTGCCCTTCACGGCGTCTCCGACCCCGAGCAGAAGCGCAAGATCATCGGCCGCGAGTTCATCCGGGCCTTCGAGCGCGAGGCGAGACAATACGGTCCCTTCGACTTCCTCGCGCAGGGAACGCTCTACCCGGACGTGATCGAGTCAGCGGGCGGTTTATCTTCCGACAAATCGGGCGCGGCGAATATCAAGAGCCACCACAACGTCGGCGGCCTGCCCGAAGACCTCGCCTTCCAGCTCGTCGAGCCCTTCCGCACCCTCTTCAAGGACGAGGTGCGGGAGATCGCGCGGCTGCTGGGTCTCCCCGACCAGATTCGGATGCGCCACCCCTTCCCCGGCCCTGGCCTGGCGATCCGCTGCCTGGGCGCGATCACTGAGGAGAAATTGGACATCCTCAAGCGGGTGGACGACATCTTCATCTCGGGATTGCGTGAGTTCGGTCTCTACGACGGCTGCTCACAGGCCCTCGCCATCCTGACGCCCATCCAGTCGGTCGGCGTGATGGGCGACGAGCGCACCTATTCCTACACCGCCGCCCTGCGCGCCGTGACCACCGACGACTTCATGACCGCCGAGTGGGCCCGCCTGCCCTACGACTTCCTGGCGACGATGAGCAACCGCATCGTGAACCACGTCCACGAGATCAACCGCGTGGTATACGACATCACCGGCAAGCCGCCCGCCACGATTGAGTGGGAGTGA
- a CDS encoding PEGA domain-containing protein: MKPIGPYVAARELTGDRPAGAVRTLRATDRLTGMPVLLHVLPHAAPLPGLPPHPSLLSPSEGGIDGDTAYVVTELPPHALPASDPLLAARGALSGLAALHEAGLTHGGVGPAQLWSVDGRVALAGAGLPWGGEVNPTQDLSDLADTLRTLGGIPPALRDAPAGATARDLLARLDAVSPPEAARKRGATPRAPVAVSPEPGEAPPPTPGQQNAGQQDPPATPVPVPPSTPVVVAAAPSSPVQSGAEEAAAEAAPSPAPVEATTEPAPASPEEDTAPPVTPTPPRVTTGRVPPRRVAGEPVRIAWDADGTRHVVKSDHAPAPRSSRRAPGWLLPVLALLLLLLLTGVWWARRAAPTSTVAPTSAVAASEPCCEVRFAVQGGEGVRVRLSIVSAPRGAGVKSGQEVGQAPGLVRLPQPGDYTLRVAADGYTPGTVSVTAPSKVPVQINLTP, from the coding sequence GTGAAGCCCATCGGCCCCTATGTGGCCGCACGCGAACTGACGGGCGACCGGCCTGCCGGAGCGGTGCGGACGCTGCGCGCGACCGACCGCCTGACCGGGATGCCGGTGCTGCTGCATGTACTTCCGCACGCCGCGCCCCTGCCTGGCCTGCCCCCCCACCCCTCGCTGCTGTCCCCCAGCGAGGGCGGCATTGACGGCGACACGGCCTACGTGGTCACCGAGCTGCCGCCGCACGCGCTCCCCGCCTCCGACCCCCTGCTCGCCGCGCGGGGGGCGCTGTCGGGCCTGGCCGCGCTGCACGAGGCGGGCCTGACTCACGGGGGCGTCGGCCCCGCGCAACTCTGGAGCGTGGACGGGCGGGTGGCGCTGGCGGGAGCGGGGCTGCCCTGGGGCGGGGAAGTGAACCCCACCCAGGACCTGAGTGACCTGGCGGACACCCTGAGGACGCTGGGAGGGATTCCCCCCGCCCTGCGGGACGCGCCCGCCGGAGCCACGGCCCGCGACCTCCTCGCCCGGCTGGACGCGGTCAGCCCACCGGAAGCCGCTCGCAAACGTGGTGCCACCCCCCGCGCCCCGGTGGCGGTGTCACCGGAACCCGGGGAGGCTCCCCCGCCCACCCCAGGGCAGCAGAACGCGGGCCAGCAGGACCCGCCCGCCACACCCGTCCCCGTGCCGCCGTCCACCCCGGTCGTGGTCGCGGCGGCGCCTTCCAGCCCAGTGCAGAGCGGTGCGGAGGAGGCCGCGGCCGAGGCGGCGCCGTCTCCCGCCCCCGTTGAGGCGACCACCGAGCCTGCCCCTGCCTCACCGGAGGAGGACACCGCTCCCCCGGTCACCCCCACCCCTCCCCGGGTCACGACGGGCCGTGTTCCTCCCCGGCGGGTGGCGGGCGAGCCGGTCCGCATCGCCTGGGACGCCGACGGCACCCGCCACGTGGTGAAATCTGATCACGCGCCTGCCCCACGATCCAGCCGCCGTGCTCCGGGCTGGCTGCTGCCCGTGCTGGCGCTGCTCCTTCTGCTGCTGCTCACCGGGGTGTGGTGGGCCCGGCGGGCCGCCCCGACCTCGACGGTGGCGCCCACCTCGGCCGTCGCCGCCTCCGAGCCGTGCTGCGAGGTTCGCTTCGCGGTGCAGGGGGGGGAAGGGGTGCGGGTGCGCCTGAGCATCGTCTCCGCGCCCAGGGGTGCAGGTGTGAAAAGCGGGCAGGAGGTGGGTCAGGCTCCGGGCCTGGTTCGTCTGCCGCAGCCGGGCGACTACACCCTGCGCGTGGCGGCTGACGGGTACACCCCCGGCACCGTCAGTGTGACGGCGCCGAGCAAGGTGCCCGTCCAGATCAACCTGACGCCCTGA
- a CDS encoding MogA/MoaB family molybdenum cofactor biosynthesis protein — protein MTDAPPPQAAASPTTAHHAAAPRSVRVAVLTVSDTRTEETDTSGQYLLAELRAGGHEVVGYRVVRDEAPEIRAALEGFMRDATVVLSSGGTGITGRDVTIPVVESLLTKPMPGFGELFRMLSYREVGGAAMLSRAVGGLAGGTLLFALPGSLNAVRTAWVGLLRDELGHLAFEVARHGQPGAAGRVG, from the coding sequence ATGACGGACGCCCCGCCCCCCCAGGCCGCCGCGAGTCCCACCACCGCCCACCACGCCGCCGCGCCCCGGTCCGTGAGGGTGGCGGTCCTGACGGTCAGCGACACCCGCACCGAGGAGACCGACACCAGCGGGCAGTACCTGCTCGCCGAGTTGCGCGCCGGGGGGCACGAGGTTGTGGGCTACCGGGTCGTGCGGGACGAGGCGCCCGAGATTCGCGCCGCGCTGGAGGGGTTCATGCGGGACGCCACGGTGGTCCTCTCCAGCGGCGGCACCGGGATCACCGGGCGGGACGTGACGATCCCGGTCGTGGAGTCGCTGCTCACCAAACCCATGCCCGGCTTCGGCGAACTCTTCCGCATGCTGAGCTACCGCGAGGTGGGGGGCGCGGCCATGCTCTCCCGCGCGGTCGGGGGGCTGGCGGGGGGCACGCTGCTCTTCGCCCTGCCCGGCAGCCTGAACGCCGTCCGCACCGCCTGGGTGGGCCTGCTGCGGGACGAACTGGGCCACCTCGCCTTCGAGGTCGCCCGGCACGGCCAGCCGGGGGCGGCGGGCAGGGTCGGCTGA
- the truD gene encoding tRNA pseudouridine(13) synthase TruD, translating to MVGLIVSLVFEWSALAALTDTPGTGGRLRAGPEDFRVEEVPAYPLSGEGEHLFVHLEKTGHTTAHVLRELGAQLGVRDRDVGVAGLKDRHAVTTQWISLPGKFEERLPAFGMEGVRILETRRHGNKLGLGHLRGNRFVVRVRDAAGRADQAAVTLALLAARGVPNYFGPQRFGLHGLNAEEGLRVLRGESRLRDPRVRRFLTTSVQSLVFNRFLSLRLERGVFDRLLAGDMAKKHDTGGVFLVEDAAAESPRAERGEVSATGTLFGKKTKPLTLDAGELEREALATFGLTPEVFASRRGDRRLTRIFPEGAQVQPEEDGYTVAFTLPKGSFATSVLRELTKTDVDALESPGEDGEEDE from the coding sequence ATGGTGGGCCTCATCGTGAGTCTGGTGTTCGAATGGTCGGCGCTCGCCGCGCTGACGGATACGCCTGGAACGGGTGGCCGTCTGCGCGCAGGGCCGGAGGATTTCCGGGTAGAGGAAGTGCCCGCCTACCCGCTGTCGGGCGAGGGCGAGCACCTCTTCGTGCATCTGGAGAAGACGGGGCACACCACCGCCCACGTGCTGCGGGAGCTGGGCGCGCAGCTCGGAGTGCGGGACCGGGACGTGGGGGTGGCGGGGCTCAAGGATCGCCACGCCGTCACCACCCAGTGGATCAGCCTGCCGGGGAAGTTCGAGGAGCGTCTGCCCGCCTTCGGGATGGAAGGTGTGCGGATATTGGAGACCCGGCGCCACGGCAACAAGCTGGGGCTGGGGCACCTGCGCGGCAACCGCTTCGTGGTGCGGGTGCGGGACGCGGCGGGAAGGGCGGACCAGGCGGCGGTGACGCTCGCGCTACTCGCTGCCCGGGGTGTGCCGAACTACTTCGGGCCGCAGCGCTTCGGCCTGCACGGGTTGAACGCCGAGGAGGGGCTGCGGGTGCTGCGCGGCGAGTCCCGGCTGCGCGACCCCCGCGTGCGCCGCTTCCTGACGACCTCGGTGCAGAGCCTCGTCTTCAACCGTTTTCTGAGCCTGCGGCTGGAACGCGGCGTCTTCGACCGCCTGCTGGCCGGGGACATGGCGAAAAAGCACGACACGGGCGGCGTCTTCCTTGTCGAGGACGCGGCGGCCGAGTCCCCCCGGGCCGAGCGGGGCGAGGTGAGCGCGACCGGGACCCTCTTCGGGAAGAAGACCAAGCCCCTCACGCTCGACGCGGGCGAGCTGGAACGCGAGGCGCTGGCGACCTTCGGCCTGACGCCGGAGGTGTTCGCCTCCCGCCGGGGAGACCGCCGCCTCACCCGCATCTTTCCCGAGGGCGCCCAGGTCCAACCCGAGGAGGACGGCTACACCGTGGCCTTCACCCTTCCCAAAGGCTCCTTCGCCACCAGCGTGCTGCGTGAGCTGACGAAGACGGACGTGGACGCGCTGGAGAGCCCAGGCGAGGACGGGGAGGAAGACGAGTGA